In the genome of Candidatus Desulfatibia profunda, the window ATTTCCACTATACACTATCTTATTTTAGATGTCTACAAAAAAAGACGCTGTAGTACTAGGTGGAATTGAAAATCGAAAGGCCTTTATTCAAATTTTGCAAATGATGACGGATCTTAAGGATGTTAACTCCAAGCTAAAAAGAGAACAAGCCAAACTCAAGAAAAAAAACCAGGAACTTAAGTTTATCAATCGACTCAGCAGCGCGGTCGCTTACGATCTGAACTGGGACAGGATTCTCTCCAGAATTATCGATGCCGGTTTTTTGAAGGTTCTGAATTTTGAACTTGTAGGGCTCCTTTACCGCATCGGCCCCCAATGGAATCTGGCTTTGCACTTATCCGACAATGGCATCAACAAAGAGATACTCGAAAGATTAAAAGCAGCTATTGCCCATAGATATTATTCCCTGGCGGGTGAAAGGATTTCAATGCTTAAGTTGTCATTAAACCTGTTTTCAGCATGTGTTAAAATCTCTTCACACTCAACCGCCTTGTCCAAACTATGGTTCCTGCCGCTAAGCATAGCGGATAATCCCCTGGGAATGCTGCTTATCGCCCCCCAAAACAGGGGAAAATCCAACCATGGGAAAAAGGAGCTGGTAACCACCGTATCCCATATTCTCGCCATGTCCTTAAAGAACGCCCAGGAATATCACAGACTCAAACAGATGACGGTGAAGGATGCCCTGACCGGGGTTTTTAATCGCAAAGGTCTTAACAATTTCATTCAAAAAGAATTCCACAGGGCAAAGCGATACGAACGACCCCTTGCCCTCGTCATGATCGACGTCAACAACTTCAAGGCCGTCAATGACGCTTTCGGCCATCAAGCCGGAGATTTTGTCCTGCGAAAATTGGCGAAGTGTTTAAAACATTCGGTAAGACGGGCCGATATCGTTGCCAGGTATGGAGGAGACGAATTTGCAATCCTTCTGCCGGATACCGACATGGCGAAAGCGGAAACGCTGATGCAAAGAGTGCTGTCCAGGTTAAATAGCCATGTCTTCGAATGGAATTCAGAAAGAATTAAAGTTGAAATCAGCTGTGGTATTGCGACTTCCGGCGAACTAACAAACGAACAGAGCGAAAAAGAATTAATATCAAAGGCCGACGTCAGGCTTTACGATGTAAAGCGACCACAGCATCTGATGTATCCCGTAGCAAAGGAGGGATGAAAATGGAATTAAATTGCCATAGACAACATGTCCCTTCCGGGAATTACGTTATCAGTAAGAAAAAAAACCTGAAGCTGGATGCTTGTTTGGGAACCTGCGTCGGGGTAACGCTTTGCGACAGGGAAGCCCAAGTGGGAGGACTGCTGCATTTACTGCTGCCGGAACCTACCGACCCTTTAAATCCATGGAAGCCTGAGATATATGCCTCAACGGGTCTCCCTCTGTTTATTAAGATGCTCCTTGAAAGCGGCGCCTGTAAAAATAACCTCCAAGCATGTGTTGCCGGCGGCGCTTTGGTGGGTCCGGTGTCCAGACAGGATCTGGACCTTGATATCGGCGGGAGGACGACTGCAATTGTCCAGACGTTCCTCAAGGATGAACAGATACCGATTCGCAAAGTCGAAACCGGCGGCTACTTTAGTTGTCGTTTGAGTCTCGATTTGAAAACGTTCGAAAGTTCTATTCAGCCCCTGGCTACCCAAACTTTTCCGGCGATCGATAAATTCAAAAAACCAACGACCGCTGAAATTTCCCGTACGATAGATCTTGTTCGACCGATTCCCCAGATAGCGCTTAAAATGACAAGGATGATTAATGCAGGAAATTACAACATAAGCAAAATTGCCGCGGAAATCAAAAAGGACCAGGTCTTGAGCGCTAAAGTCATCCGGTTATGCAATTCAGCTTTCATCGGCTTGAAGAAAAAAATTGACTCCATTGACAGGGCTCTTGTTATCTTAGGTGAAAAGCTGCTTTTACCCTTGTTGTTGACGGCCTCTCTGGAACTTTTTTTGTATGACTGCGGGCAGGGTTATTCTCTCTGCAAGGGAGGGCTTTTTCAGCACGCCCTGGGAACCGCCATCGTTGCTGAAGAATTGTCCAGGTTTACCGGCAAATCCTCACCACAAATAGCATATACGGCGGGCCTGCTTCACGATATCGGTAAAATTGTTTTGGATCAATTCATCGCAGGTGTATATCCTCTATTCTATCGGCGAACCCAAATCGACGGGATTGAACTATGTGAAGTAGAAAGCAAAAAGCTTGGCATAAGCCACCCTCAGGCCGGGCAATTACTGGCCGAGAGTTGGTCCTTGCCCGACAGACTGGCAGACGTCATCCGGCATCATCACTATCCTGAAAAGGCCTTGGTGGATCTTGAGTTAACGCATTTAGTATATTTGGCCGATCTTTTGATGAGCAGATTTCAGGTGGGACAAGTATTGGAGAGCTTGAACATGGAAAATCTCTCTCAACGGCTGCAAAAAGTCGGGTTGGAATCATCCCAATTCCCAGCCATCGTAGAATTAATTTCCCAAAGATTGTTCAATGCCCAGCAAGACAATCCATACCCAGTCTCTCAAGTGTAACTCTTAGTTTCTTATTTGCTACGCCACAAAGGCACCAAGACACCAAGAAAAAAAGTTGAAATATTTCCTTTGTGTCTTTGTGCCTTTGTGGCAAATAATTTTGATTCCGGGTCGCCCGGGTTAGAGGACATTCGGATTCAGCTTGCCGTGATAGTATAGTTCGAGGAAGACACCTGCAATTTCAGGGTCAAATTGACTGCCCGAATTTTCTTTAATTATAT includes:
- a CDS encoding GGDEF domain-containing protein: MSTKKDAVVLGGIENRKAFIQILQMMTDLKDVNSKLKREQAKLKKKNQELKFINRLSSAVAYDLNWDRILSRIIDAGFLKVLNFELVGLLYRIGPQWNLALHLSDNGINKEILERLKAAIAHRYYSLAGERISMLKLSLNLFSACVKISSHSTALSKLWFLPLSIADNPLGMLLIAPQNRGKSNHGKKELVTTVSHILAMSLKNAQEYHRLKQMTVKDALTGVFNRKGLNNFIQKEFHRAKRYERPLALVMIDVNNFKAVNDAFGHQAGDFVLRKLAKCLKHSVRRADIVARYGGDEFAILLPDTDMAKAETLMQRVLSRLNSHVFEWNSERIKVEISCGIATSGELTNEQSEKELISKADVRLYDVKRPQHLMYPVAKEG
- a CDS encoding HDOD domain-containing protein; its protein translation is MELNCHRQHVPSGNYVISKKKNLKLDACLGTCVGVTLCDREAQVGGLLHLLLPEPTDPLNPWKPEIYASTGLPLFIKMLLESGACKNNLQACVAGGALVGPVSRQDLDLDIGGRTTAIVQTFLKDEQIPIRKVETGGYFSCRLSLDLKTFESSIQPLATQTFPAIDKFKKPTTAEISRTIDLVRPIPQIALKMTRMINAGNYNISKIAAEIKKDQVLSAKVIRLCNSAFIGLKKKIDSIDRALVILGEKLLLPLLLTASLELFLYDCGQGYSLCKGGLFQHALGTAIVAEELSRFTGKSSPQIAYTAGLLHDIGKIVLDQFIAGVYPLFYRRTQIDGIELCEVESKKLGISHPQAGQLLAESWSLPDRLADVIRHHHYPEKALVDLELTHLVYLADLLMSRFQVGQVLESLNMENLSQRLQKVGLESSQFPAIVELISQRLFNAQQDNPYPVSQV